The following coding sequences lie in one Sinorhizobium fredii USDA 257 genomic window:
- the virB11 gene encoding P-type DNA transfer ATPase VirB11, translating into MTDDPDAAVVRELLAPFSPFLKDKSLYEVIVNRPGQVLTEGAGGWRTHNLPELTFEKLMRLVRAVASFSNQSIDETRPILSATLPGDERIQIVIPPATNRNTLSITVRKPSSVTFTLDDLEQRRFFSETRGDNESISTGEQDLVALYRAGRFKDFLREAVIARKNIIISGATGSAKTTLSKALIKHIPQHERIISIEDTPELVIPQPNHVRLFYSKGAQGLSGAGPKELLESCLRMRPDRILLQELRDGTAFYYVRNVNSGHPGSITTVHANSAKLAFQQLTLLVKESEGGRNLEPEDIDRLLKLSIDVIVQCKRMDGRFGATEIYFRAR; encoded by the coding sequence ATGACCGACGACCCTGACGCTGCAGTCGTCCGCGAACTGCTCGCTCCGTTTTCGCCATTCCTGAAGGACAAGTCCCTCTATGAAGTGATCGTAAATCGGCCTGGGCAGGTGCTGACAGAGGGCGCCGGTGGTTGGCGGACCCATAATCTGCCAGAGCTTACCTTCGAAAAGCTGATGCGCCTTGTTCGGGCCGTGGCCAGTTTTTCCAATCAATCCATTGATGAAACGCGACCAATCTTGTCGGCGACACTGCCAGGCGATGAGCGGATCCAGATCGTCATTCCTCCTGCGACCAACAGGAACACTCTCAGCATCACCGTCCGAAAGCCGTCATCGGTGACGTTCACGCTCGATGATTTGGAGCAGAGAAGGTTTTTTTCCGAGACGCGAGGAGACAACGAAAGTATCTCGACGGGGGAACAGGATCTGGTGGCGCTCTACCGAGCGGGCCGTTTCAAGGATTTTTTGCGCGAGGCCGTTATCGCGCGGAAGAACATCATCATCTCAGGCGCAACGGGATCGGCCAAGACGACGCTCTCGAAAGCGTTGATCAAGCATATTCCTCAGCATGAGCGGATAATTTCGATCGAGGACACACCTGAACTGGTTATTCCGCAGCCCAACCACGTGCGCCTGTTCTATTCGAAAGGCGCCCAGGGACTTTCGGGTGCCGGCCCAAAAGAACTGCTGGAGTCATGCCTGCGCATGCGGCCGGACCGAATTCTGCTGCAGGAGCTGCGCGATGGCACAGCATTCTACTACGTGCGCAACGTCAACTCCGGTCACCCCGGATCGATCACCACCGTGCATGCCAATTCCGCCAAGCTGGCCTTCCAACAGTTGACGCTTCTTGTGAAGGAATCCGAAGGGGGACGTAATCTGGAGCCCGAGGACATCGACAGATTGTTGAAACTCTCTATCGACGTCATCGTTCAATGCAAGCGAATGGATGGTCGGTTTGGCGCAACAGAAATCTACTTTCGCGCTCGATAA
- a CDS encoding ParB/RepB/Spo0J family partition protein — MAQAIQKVTLNAGRDIPFNKLVLSHQNVRKTRAGVSIEDLAEDIARRGLLTSLNVRAEVDAEGNETGIYRIPAGGRRYRALELLVSQKRLSETVGVPCIVSKGGTPEVEDSLAENVRRLDLHPLDQFRAIMTLCGQGIGEEEIAARFFISVAVVRQRLRLAAVSPRLLELYANDELKLEHVMAFSITNDHVRQEQVWDTVSRQHSREPYYIRRLLTETAIRATDRRAVYVGIEAYEAAGGVVMRDLFDDDNGGWLQDPALLEQLAIEKLTADAEALKANEGWKWVEAAFDFPYGHSSGLRRFYGERAEFTEDELARYDRLKAEFEMLDAKYAEATEYCAETEQRLEELGNELDRLNDRPYVFDQEEVARGGAFISLGAGGELKIERGLVRSEDETQVETEGDGATDSDGEVDQVVSESSSNAGMSVNGKPNGQIGEEDDDGKLPPLSDRLVEELTATRTVALRNALANDPVTAFIAALHLFVLKIFYVYGSDSCLDVTLQSVKFGQTQGLGDTVWAKEVEQRQEAWGQDLPKNPNELWDFLIALDDVSRHALFAHCVSLSVNAVVQPWNRRPAAIVHADQLARSLGFDMVEAGWAPTVDNYLGRVTKAHILQAVREAKGEQSAQLIDHLKKQDMAREAARLLEGSGWLPEPLRLAVDDAATVLENEDASVEPPAFLTEGDDAEEESPDATEDEQQRFAAAP, encoded by the coding sequence ATGGCACAGGCCATTCAGAAAGTGACGCTCAATGCCGGGCGCGATATTCCCTTCAACAAGCTTGTTCTCAGCCACCAGAACGTCCGCAAGACCAGGGCAGGTGTATCGATCGAGGATCTCGCCGAGGACATCGCCCGCCGTGGGCTGCTGACCAGCCTTAATGTGCGGGCGGAGGTCGATGCTGAAGGCAACGAGACCGGTATTTATCGCATCCCCGCCGGCGGTCGCCGCTACCGTGCGCTGGAACTGTTGGTCAGCCAGAAGCGGCTGTCGGAGACCGTCGGCGTACCCTGCATCGTCAGCAAGGGTGGGACGCCGGAAGTCGAGGACTCGCTTGCGGAAAACGTTCGGCGCCTCGACCTGCACCCGCTGGACCAGTTTCGCGCTATCATGACGCTCTGCGGGCAGGGCATCGGCGAGGAGGAGATCGCCGCTCGCTTCTTCATCTCGGTCGCGGTCGTGCGGCAGCGCCTGCGGTTGGCTGCCGTCTCACCGCGTCTGCTCGAACTCTATGCCAATGACGAACTGAAGCTCGAACACGTCATGGCCTTTTCGATCACCAATGATCATGTCCGCCAGGAACAGGTCTGGGATACGGTTTCGCGTCAACACTCACGCGAGCCGTACTATATCCGCCGGCTGCTCACCGAGACCGCGATCCGGGCGACTGACCGCCGCGCCGTCTATGTCGGCATCGAAGCCTATGAGGCGGCCGGCGGTGTGGTGATGCGTGACCTCTTCGATGACGACAATGGCGGATGGCTGCAGGATCCGGCGCTGCTCGAACAGCTCGCGATCGAGAAGCTGACGGCCGACGCCGAAGCACTGAAGGCGAACGAAGGCTGGAAATGGGTCGAGGCTGCTTTTGATTTTCCCTACGGTCATAGCTCGGGTCTTCGCCGCTTCTACGGCGAGCGGGCGGAGTTCACGGAAGATGAACTCGCGCGCTATGACCGGCTGAAGGCGGAATTCGAAATGCTCGATGCCAAATATGCCGAAGCGACCGAATATTGCGCCGAGACCGAGCAGCGACTTGAGGAACTCGGAAACGAGCTCGACCGGCTGAACGACCGGCCCTATGTCTTCGACCAGGAAGAAGTTGCCCGCGGCGGCGCCTTCATCTCGCTCGGCGCTGGTGGTGAACTCAAGATCGAGCGCGGTCTTGTCCGTTCTGAAGATGAGACGCAGGTCGAGACTGAGGGTGATGGTGCGACGGATTCCGATGGTGAAGTCGACCAGGTGGTGTCGGAATCGTCGTCCAACGCCGGCATGTCCGTGAATGGCAAGCCTAATGGCCAGATTGGGGAAGAGGACGACGATGGCAAACTCCCGCCTCTCTCAGACCGTCTTGTCGAGGAATTGACAGCAACGCGCACGGTGGCGCTCAGGAATGCGCTGGCAAACGATCCGGTTACGGCCTTCATCGCCGCCCTGCATCTGTTCGTGCTCAAGATCTTCTATGTTTATGGATCGGATTCATGCCTGGACGTGACGCTGCAGAGTGTAAAGTTCGGCCAGACGCAGGGGCTCGGCGACACCGTCTGGGCAAAGGAGGTCGAGCAGCGGCAAGAGGCCTGGGGTCAGGACCTTCCGAAAAACCCGAATGAGCTTTGGGATTTCCTGATTGCGCTCGATGACGTCAGCCGCCACGCGCTGTTTGCGCATTGCGTTTCGCTTTCCGTCAATGCAGTTGTTCAGCCATGGAACCGGCGGCCGGCGGCGATCGTCCATGCCGACCAGCTCGCTCGCTCGCTCGGCTTCGACATGGTGGAGGCAGGCTGGGCGCCAACTGTCGACAACTACCTCGGCCGCGTGACGAAGGCGCATATCCTGCAGGCGGTCCGCGAGGCGAAGGGCGAGCAGTCGGCCCAGCTCATCGATCATTTGAAGAAGCAGGACATGGCACGTGAAGCCGCACGGCTCTTGGAAGGCAGTGGATGGCTCCCCGAACCGCTGCGGCTCGCTGTCGATGATGCCGCCACCGTCCTCGAGAATGAGGACGCCTCGGTCGAACCTCCGGCATTCCTGACCGAAGGCGATGATGCCGAGGAGGAGTCCCCCGACGCCACAGAAGACGAGCAGCAGCGCTTCGCCGCTGCCCCGTAA